From Solanum lycopersicum chromosome 8, SLM_r2.1, the proteins below share one genomic window:
- the LOC101266355 gene encoding uncharacterized protein, with the protein MREKSNGLRSMASPEKVGGGAHDKHNHHKTVRNDYANNNNHHGGAGSSESAQDSKEDGNEAIPMVWPSKFVIGLTNKEKEEDFMAIKGSKLPQRPKKRAKTVQRTLNLISPGDWLCDLSLERYEVREKKVSKKRPRGLKAMGNMESDSE; encoded by the exons ATGAGAGAAAAGAGTAACGGGTTGAGATCAATGGCTTCCCCTGAAAAAGTGGGTGGTGGTGCGCACGATAAGCACAACCACCACAAGACTGTCAGAAATGATTATGCTAACAACAACAACCACCACGGTGGCGCTGGATCGTCGGAAAGTGCGCAGGATAGCAAGGAAGACGGAAATGAAGCGATTCCGATGGTATGGCCATCTAAGTTTGTGATAGGTTTAACAAACAAGGAGAAAGAAGAGGATTTCATGGCTATCAAAGGCTCAAAGTTGCCTCAAAGACCCAAAAAAAGAGCCAAAACTGTTCAACGCACCCTCAAT CTAATAAGTCCTGGAGATTGGCTATGTGATTTATCGTTGGAGCGATATGAAGTTAGGGAGAAAAAAGTATCCAAGAAG AGACCAAGAGGACTCAAAGCTATGGGAAACATGGAATCTGACTCTGAGTAA